A region from the Saccharomonospora azurea NA-128 genome encodes:
- a CDS encoding putative ATP-grasp-modified RiPP translates to MRPFSEHDPAASPLSSAALRYHVRQRAVADGVGPEATRPFGLLGAVGVPTPQRRKSRYCPHRQVAVDEQGRPLMETMSKEWASKSSSDGDEGPEEDWGWEE, encoded by the coding sequence ATGCGCCCATTTTCTGAGCACGATCCAGCGGCGAGCCCACTGTCGTCGGCGGCACTGCGTTACCACGTGCGGCAGCGGGCCGTTGCCGATGGCGTGGGCCCGGAGGCGACCCGACCGTTCGGGCTGCTGGGCGCGGTTGGCGTTCCCACTCCGCAGCGGCGGAAGAGTCGTTACTGCCCCCACCGGCAGGTCGCCGTCGACGAGCAGGGGCGGCCGTTGATGGAGACGATGAGCAAGGAGTGGGCCAGCAAATCCTCCAGCGACGGGGACGAAGGGCCCGAGGAGGACTGGGGTTGGGAAGAGTGA
- a CDS encoding IclR family transcriptional regulator: protein MTESFKTGVGVVDRSVAILDCVESRPMGTSELARTLGLTVSTAHRLATALAAHGLLRRDADGRFHLGPRFATSALAEVARPVLDELCATAGECVQLWVRRADHRLCVVSVECGEELRASQPEGCLLPLPHGSSAQVLLGEYDPAGPGWVESMQGRAPGVGSVSAPVRLHGDVVAAVCLSAPIQRLDPNPGARYGAQVVAAAARIEAALA from the coding sequence ATGACGGAGTCCTTCAAGACCGGTGTCGGTGTCGTGGACCGGTCGGTGGCGATCCTGGACTGTGTGGAGAGCCGCCCGATGGGCACGAGCGAGCTGGCCAGGACGCTGGGACTCACCGTGTCCACCGCACACCGGCTGGCCACGGCGCTCGCGGCGCACGGATTGCTGCGCCGTGACGCCGACGGCCGGTTCCATCTGGGACCGCGCTTCGCGACCTCCGCCTTGGCCGAGGTCGCCCGCCCGGTGCTGGACGAACTCTGCGCCACGGCAGGCGAGTGCGTCCAACTGTGGGTGCGTCGCGCCGACCACCGCCTGTGCGTGGTGAGCGTCGAGTGCGGCGAGGAACTGCGGGCGAGCCAGCCGGAGGGCTGCCTGCTCCCGCTGCCGCACGGCTCGTCGGCGCAGGTGCTGCTGGGCGAGTACGACCCCGCCGGACCCGGTTGGGTGGAGAGCATGCAGGGCCGCGCACCGGGTGTGGGGTCGGTGAGTGCGCCGGTGCGTCTGCACGGCGACGTCGTCGCCGCGGTGTGCCTGTCGGCGCCGATCCAGCGACTCGACCCGAACCCCGGCGCCCGCTACGGGGCGCAGGTGGTGGCCGCCGCCGCCCGCATCGAGGCCGCACTGGCCTGA
- a CDS encoding GntP family permease has protein sequence MSDQPDQFVPQRAECVGVDAVVDALAVEQLIGLVGALVVARRTLPAERSTAAFRRGFQESGQILILTGVGGSLAQTVKDVGLGELLKGYFSTSTVLPLLLVWLVAAVLHIAIGSVVLASITAAGVLGPVLPLLGIDPVFVALAAGAGSLFAIHATSNTFWPLQTLLPQTTRGALKSVTFTVSCASVIAMIPIQLMALVF, from the coding sequence GTGTCCGACCAGCCCGACCAGTTCGTCCCGCAACGCGCCGAGTGCGTCGGTGTCGATGCCGTTGTCGACGCCCTCGCGGTGGAACAGCTCATCGGCCTCGTCGGCGCCCTCGTGGTCGCGCGCCGCACCCTGCCCGCCGAGCGTTCGACCGCCGCGTTCCGGCGGGGCTTCCAGGAGAGCGGGCAGATCCTGATCCTGACCGGCGTCGGCGGGTCACTCGCACAGACGGTCAAGGACGTCGGCCTCGGCGAACTGCTCAAGGGCTACTTCTCCACCAGCACCGTCCTGCCCCTCCTGCTGGTGTGGCTGGTGGCGGCCGTCCTGCACATCGCGATCGGGTCGGTGGTGCTGGCCTCGATCACCGCCGCCGGTGTGCTCGGGCCGGTACTCCCGCTGCTGGGGATCGACCCAGTCTTCGTGGCACTGGCCGCCGGAGCGGGCTCGCTGTTCGCCATCCACGCCACCAGCAACACGTTCTGGCCGTTGCAGACCCTGCTGCCGCAGACGACCCGGGGAGCGCTGAAGTCGGTGACGTTCACGGTCTCGTGCGCGTCGGTGATCGCCATGATCCCGATCCAGCTCATGGCCCTGGTGTTCTGA